The Pan paniscus chromosome 15, NHGRI_mPanPan1-v2.0_pri, whole genome shotgun sequence genome includes a window with the following:
- the LOC100967656 gene encoding transmembrane protein 92-like, with product MPALLLSLLAGPQNVAAKCGLSFACPKGFKCCGDSCCQENEFFPGPLRIFIIIFLVILPLLCICGLAKRFCPNCRDLDPDALKDCQGPRELPSIIPLERVRASLSTPPPPLQ from the coding sequence ATGCCCGCCTTGCTGCTCAGCCTGCTGGCTGGCCCCCAAAATGTTGCAGCTAAATGTGGTCTCTCCTTCGCCTGCCCCAAAGGATTCAAATGCTGTGGCGACAGCTGCTGCCAGGAGAACGAGTTCTTCCCTGGCCCCTTGAGgatcttcatcatcatcttcctGGTCATCCTGCCCCTCTTGTGCATCTGTGGCCTGGCTAAGCGCTTCTGTCCCAACTGCAGAGACCTGGACCCAGACGCCCTGAAGGATTGCCAGGGGCCCCGGGAACTGCCCTCCATCATCCCCCTAGAGAGGGTCAGAGCATCCCTCTCTACTCCCCCACCCCCCCTACAGTGA